A stretch of DNA from Candidatus Bathyarchaeota archaeon:
AAGCGCATCTTACCAAAAAAATGTCAGAAGAAATCAGGTTACTTAAACGCTTCATGAAAGGAATCAACGTTTACGGCGCAGAAATCAAGGTTGGAGGTTTCAGCGGATACCTTTGTGAGCTTTTGGTTCTAAATTTTGGTTCATTCATTGAGGTTTTACGGGCTGCTACAGACTGGAAAGAAAAAACCGTCATAGATAACGAAAAACAATACAAACAACTAAAAGCCCTCAAGGAAAAATTTGTTGAACCCTTAGTCGTGGTTGACCCAGTAGACAAACAAAGAAACGTCGCAGCCGCAGTAAGACCAGAAAAACTTGACGAATTCATTGCGGCATCACGAGAATTCCTAAAAAAACCTGACATAAAGTTTTTTTATCCACCAAAAACCAAAGCCCTAACTCAAACAGAACTCCTTGAAAGCATACGTAATCGGGGGTCTTCATTAGTTTTCATCAAGTTTAAAGGAAAAATTCCTGTTCCCGATGTGTTATGGGGGCAACTTTACAAAAGACAAAAAGCCATACGAAAAATCATCACCCAAAATGATTTTGAAGTTTTGCGGGATGCTATTTGGAGTGACGAAAAAAGCTTGAACGTTTTCGTATTTGAGCTACAAAATCGTTTGATTCCAAACATGAAAGCTCAGTTAGGTCCGCCTTTGAACAGGAAAAACGAGTCCGAAAAGTTTTTGCGAAAACATCTAGGTTCAGATTTGACTGTTTCTGGACCCCGAACAGAAGACAGCCGTTGGATAGTAGATGTGAAGAGAAACTACACGGATGTTATTGACTTACTAAATGATAAACTGCGACACGGTTTCAAAGGGGAGGGTGTTGCTGATATTGTTGCAGAAGCAGTTGATTGTTTAGAAGTCTTACTTAACGATGAAATTGCATCATTTTATTGTAGAAATTCTGATTTTGCAGGGTTTTTGACGCAGTTTCTTGATGGAAAACCATTGTGGCTGAGTTAAATAATTGTGCATACAACGTAGACCTGTTTAAATATATATAGAACGTGTGAAAAAGATTTAGTTGCTATGATGCTCGAAATTGAACCAATAATAAAAATAGTTTTGGCATTTATTTTGGGGGCTATTGTGGGTCTTGAACGGGAATTAAGCCGAAAACCCGCAGGATTACGAACCAACAGCCTTGTCGGGTTAGGAGCAGCCCTGTTTACTATTTTATCCTATGACGCCTTTCCGGGGGGTGATCCATCAAGAATAGCAGCAGGAGTTGTTGTGGGAGTTGGTTTTTTGGGTGCAGGAACCATAGTAAAATCCCAAGAAAAAGTAAGGGGACTAACTACTGCGGCGACCCTTTGGACCGTCGCATCAATAGGGGTTACAGTTGGAGCAGGATATTACGCTCTCGGCATTGTTGCAACAGCCCTGGCATATATTGCACTTAAGCTTGACATAATAGAAAACGCGATTAAGAAACGCAAAGCAGACTAATATGTGTAAAGGTTTCCGTAAGGGCGTTTTGAAACTGGAATCAGCTTGTTGAAGTTGCCATCAATAATTTTTGATACATCCAAGTCGTAGTAACTGCAGAATTCTTCAACTAAGGGTTTTAGGTTTTTGTAATCGTCATCATCAAGTTCTCGGACTGCGACTTCTTCTCCCATATGACGAACCTCACCCCGGATGTAGATTACTCCGCCGTGCATTCCTGTTCCGACAAATCGGGCGTCGTGAACTTTTTGTTTCATGTCTATTCCTAATACAGCTAGTATTCCGCCTGCCATGTATTCACCAAGGAAATCTTGGGCTGTTCTTCCAATTACTATGGAAGGGCGTTTTCCCATGTACTCTTTCATGTGAATTCCAACACGGTAGCCAGCACTATCACGGATGAAAATTTTCCCTCCACGCATGGAGTGCCCTACCAAATCTCCTGCCCGTCCATGAACAACTATTTTTCCGCTGTCCATGGTGTTTCCGCAAGCGTCTTGCACGTTGCCGTGAACAGTTATGTCTACTCCTTTCATGAACGAACCTAAGTCGTTTCCTGGAGTTCCATAGAGGTCAAGTTTTATGTTCCCTTTAAGGTCAGTTCCAAGGTAGCGTTGACCACAAACGTTGCGAATTTCAATGTTTTCAACCCCATTATTGTCCAGTTGTCGCAGTAAACTGTTCAATTCACGGTAGTACATTCCAGTGGAATCAATTTTTGCAACTTTGTTTTTGACGGTTAAACTGCCGGCTGATTGTTTGATTAAGTCTTGTAGGGACATTGTTTTAGTCTCCTGCTGTTCTTACTCCGAGCACTTTCAGTTCTGTATCTGTAAGTCCAACTCCCCTGAGAACCAAACGATTTCCGCGCACGCTTTCAATGGCGTTTATTCCCATTCCGCCCATCATTTCCATGATTTCTAGGCTCCATCCACGCAAAAGCCCCTTAAGGCGTTGAGCACCAATTTCTGGGTTAATTCGTTTAGTTAACCACAAATCAGTGGTTGCAATTCCCCACGGGCATCGTCCAGTGTAACATTTCTGACAAACTGTGCAACCTAACGCAACTAGGGCTGCAGTTCCAATGTAACAGGCATCTGCACCCAGCGCGATGGCTTTGAGAACGTCACCGCTGCTTTTGATTCCGCC
This window harbors:
- the cca gene encoding CCA tRNA nucleotidyltransferase, with translation MPRSVEEIRWEVLKLVNPSESDQKKIQAIAESLTKKVENAAKNKGVDIEVRIEGSVAKNTWLKDCPEIDVFMQVAETVPLEDFGTVLLDVAKEATKDFVQIERYAQHPYIEAVTDDGVYLNVVPCYKVKQGNLISATDRTPFHTDYVKAHLTKKMSEEIRLLKRFMKGINVYGAEIKVGGFSGYLCELLVLNFGSFIEVLRAATDWKEKTVIDNEKQYKQLKALKEKFVEPLVVVDPVDKQRNVAAAVRPEKLDEFIAASREFLKKPDIKFFYPPKTKALTQTELLESIRNRGSSLVFIKFKGKIPVPDVLWGQLYKRQKAIRKIITQNDFEVLRDAIWSDEKSLNVFVFELQNRLIPNMKAQLGPPLNRKNESEKFLRKHLGSDLTVSGPRTEDSRWIVDVKRNYTDVIDLLNDKLRHGFKGEGVADIVAEAVDCLEVLLNDEIASFYCRNSDFAGFLTQFLDGKPLWLS
- a CDS encoding MgtC/SapB family protein, which codes for MMLEIEPIIKIVLAFILGAIVGLERELSRKPAGLRTNSLVGLGAALFTILSYDAFPGGDPSRIAAGVVVGVGFLGAGTIVKSQEKVRGLTTAATLWTVASIGVTVGAGYYALGIVATALAYIALKLDIIENAIKKRKAD